The DNA window GAATATACAATACACAGTGTTGGACAATGCTGCAAGACATATCCCTCATATGTTTCGTCATCatcatcttcttttctctgcCATGGCTCTGCTTCTTTAGCAAAATCCTCCGCATTTTCATTCGGCTGTTTTGTGTAGCCACTTCGACATTGAATCCAATCAACAAGTTGAGAAATTCCTTGAGAAGACGACAACCACAAAACCCAAGGAAGTACATCAATCGCCGAAGACGAGCTCGCAGATTCAGTAGATTCTTCAACTTTTGCGTTATCTCTCTTATAGCACTTCTTCAACATACCGAAGAATGTTCACACGTCATTTCGATCAACACCCACGAAGAATTATGCTTTATCACTGATCATGCACATATGACGAAGCAACAATAATTACACTCCAATCTCTCGCGCAAGAAACTTGTCTCGCCTTCAGAGATTGCAGCAACAAAATCGTCGCATTAATTTCTCTGAAAGTGGACAACATCCAGTTCCGATGCCAGAATGTCGAATTCTTCACAAGAGACCACAAAATAGCGTCGGAATCCATTCACCGGTGCTACCTTGCCGGTAGCTGTGTGGAAAATGCGTATGAAAACAGTTTACCCGACGACAAATTGAAAGAATTCTCATATACAGCAAATGACAGCCCTGGGTATACCTTTTGTTCGCAAAGTTGTGGATGCATCACATGTGAAGGTTGCTTTTTCTGCCAGCCAGGCTGCTTTTTTCATCGTCTTTACGCAGTGCTGACTAGCTCTACTATATACACCTTCTTCAACTGTCCAAGCTGGGAAACAGTTGTTCTGCTCCAAGAAAGAGGTGGCGTATGAGGCGTTCATTCGGCTGCTTAGTCATGGGCTACGGAAGCAACAATAAGATCCAAGAAGGGGGTTAT is part of the Necator americanus strain Aroian chromosome V, whole genome shotgun sequence genome and encodes:
- a CDS encoding hypothetical protein (NECATOR_CHRV.G20254.T1), whose product is MLKKCYKRDNAKVEESTESASSSSAIDVLPWVLWLSSSQGISQLVDWIQCRSGYTKQPNENAEDFAKEAEPWQRKEDDDDETYEGYVLQHCPTLCIVYSFPAKDTM